Within Chlamydia pneumoniae TW-183, the genomic segment AATAAAAAATGGAACCCTATCGCCAGTAGGAGGGATCGCTATAGGTTTATCTGTGGGAGCCGCCCTTTTAGTATCTTCCGTGATGCAAGGCAAGTGTTGTGTCAGCGGAATTCAAGCTTATGCTCGATCTTCGTCAATATATGGGAAGTGTTATGCAGCGATTGGGATTGTCGAATCTTTTTCATTGTTTGCTGTTGTTTTTGCGCTACTACTACTCTAAACTTGTATTTGGGCTTACAGTTCTGTTAGCCGCAATAAGTGTGATTTGCTTATTGGGTTGTTCAGAACCTTCATTATCTTCTTTTACAGAATACGTAGGTCCAGAGTATAGTGCAGCAGCCCAACTCAGTATCGAGCAGAGTTGTCATGATGAGGTGTATGGACAGCAGGTTGTAGTGACCTGGAGTCTTCCCTCACGTATGAGGAAATGCCTTCCCGTGACTTTGTATCTCTGGGTATATTATGGTAATGGCAAGGTAGAGAAATTGACCTATGAGGTCAATCAAAGTGCGGGGTATCGAGTGTATTGCCTCAAGGGACTAGAATACAAAGAACTCCAGGGCATTATCTCCTATCGCGTTGCGTTATGTAGCGGGAATCAAGAGATTGTGAGTAGGCGTCACCATCTTTGGATGGAGGTTATCTCTTTGGATTCTCCTTAATAAAAAATATCAAATCATAAACATGCCCTATTTTTAGAAAAAGCAGCATAAAGATAATAAAATAGAACTATGCTACTTGCTCTAAGTTTACAGGGTATTTCTTAGTAGAGATCACAAATTTGGATTAAGAATTATGACAACAGAAGATTTTCCAAAAGCATATAACTTTCAGGATACAGAACCCGAGTTGTATGTGTTTTGGGAAAAGAATGGGATGTTTAAGGCTGAAGCTTCGAGTGATAAGCCTCCATATTCTGTAATCATGCCGCCCCCAAATGTTACTGGGGTTTTGCATATGGGCCATGCTTTGGTCAATACCCTTCAAGATGTTCTTGTTCGTTACAAACGCATGTCAGGATTTGAAGTTTGTTGGATTCCAGGAACTGACCATGCAGGAATTGCTACCCAGGCTGTAGTGGAAAGGCATCTCCAAGCTTCTGAAGGCAAGCGTCGTACGGACTATAGCCGAGAAGACTTTTTGAAGCATATTTGGGCATGGAAAGAAAAGAGCGAAAAAGTCGTTCTCTCCCAACTGCGACAGCTGGGGTGTTCCTGTGATTGGGATAGGAAACGCTTTACTATGGAGCCGCTTGCGAATCGTGCGGTCAAAAAAGCTTTCAAAACCCTATTTGAAAATGGGTATATTTATCGTGGGTACTACCTTGTAAACTGGGATCCTGTTCTCCAAACCGCCCTGGCGGATGATGAGGTGGAATACGAAGAGAAAGATGGATGGCTCTATTATATTCGCTATCGTATGGTAGGTTCTCAAGAGTCTATTGTTGTAGCAACAACAAGACCCGAAACTTCATTAGGAGACACTGGGATCGCAGTGTCTCCTAACGACGAGCGCTATGCATCATGGATTGGTGCGAGCGTTGAAGTGCCTTT encodes:
- a CDS encoding ATP synthase subunit C; this translates as MIDMSVVGPALVLGLAMIGSAIGCGMAGVASHAVMSRIDEGHGKLIGMSAMPSSQSIYGFILMLLMQAAIKNGTLSPVGGIAIGLSVGAALLVSSVMQGKCCVSGIQAYARSSSIYGKCYAAIGIVESFSLFAVVFALLLL